Proteins encoded within one genomic window of Streptomyces kaniharaensis:
- a CDS encoding class I SAM-dependent methyltransferase, whose translation MSDLLESARPADEVVAAFEAATGFMPVDEGLALYAAAVTAARRTGLPVLEIGTYCGRSAILLAAAAREAGTVALTVDHHRGSEEQQPGWEYHDPTLVDHEVGLMDTLPRFRRTLHAAGLEEHVVALVGRSPRIAALWGRPLGLVFVDGGHTDEHATGDYEGWVPHLAPEGLLVVHDVFPDPADGGQAPYRVYLRALAEGFEEVSVTGSLRVLRRRAPML comes from the coding sequence ATGTCCGATCTGCTGGAGAGCGCCCGTCCGGCGGACGAGGTGGTGGCGGCGTTCGAGGCGGCGACCGGATTCATGCCGGTGGACGAGGGGCTGGCGCTGTACGCGGCCGCGGTGACGGCGGCACGGCGGACCGGGCTGCCGGTACTGGAGATCGGGACGTACTGCGGCCGGTCGGCGATCCTGCTGGCGGCGGCGGCCCGGGAGGCGGGGACGGTCGCGCTGACGGTGGACCACCACCGGGGTTCGGAGGAGCAGCAGCCGGGGTGGGAGTACCACGACCCGACGCTGGTGGATCACGAGGTCGGGCTGATGGACACGCTGCCGCGGTTCCGCCGGACGCTGCACGCGGCAGGGCTGGAGGAGCACGTGGTGGCGCTGGTCGGGCGTTCGCCGCGGATCGCCGCGCTGTGGGGACGTCCGCTGGGCCTGGTGTTCGTCGACGGCGGGCACACCGACGAGCACGCGACCGGGGACTACGAGGGCTGGGTGCCGCACCTGGCGCCGGAGGGCCTGCTGGTGGTGCACGACGTGTTCCCGGATCCGGCGGACGGCGGTCAGGCCCCGTACCGGGTGTACCTGCGGGCGCTGGCGGAGGGCTTCGAGGAGGTCTCGGTGACGGGATCGCTGCGTGTGCTGCGCCGTCGCGCGCCGATGCTCTAA
- a CDS encoding N-acetylmuramoyl-L-alanine amidase, with product MTVPTNRPPRRSTLLRVTTVVGAAVPLCTAGWLGWQAVSGGTPAGSSAAATTAATAATATAQPTPAQPEAAPQSTAATAAPAPTPAPTPDTTPTGPASPAALTGRTILLDPGHNPGNFSHATEINRQVDIGNARKECDTTGTETNSGYTEAEYTLDVTRRARAILAARGASVVLVQDGDRPWGPCIDERAKAAADAHADVALSVHGDGGPASGSGFHVILPARVVAGKADNSAIVEPSRRLGLLLREQFHAATGEPYADYTANDGLDTRSDLGGLNLSTVPKVFIECGNMRNPTDAKRMTDPQWRQQAAQGIADALTAFLTTRG from the coding sequence GTGACCGTCCCGACGAACCGACCGCCCCGCCGTTCCACCCTGCTGCGCGTCACCACGGTGGTGGGCGCGGCCGTGCCGCTCTGCACGGCCGGCTGGCTGGGCTGGCAGGCCGTCAGCGGTGGCACCCCGGCGGGCTCCTCGGCCGCCGCCACCACAGCTGCCACCGCCGCAACCGCAACGGCCCAGCCCACGCCGGCCCAGCCCGAAGCGGCCCCGCAGTCCACGGCAGCCACCGCCGCCCCCGCGCCCACCCCGGCCCCGACGCCCGACACCACCCCCACCGGGCCCGCCTCCCCCGCCGCCCTCACCGGCCGCACGATCCTGCTCGACCCCGGCCACAACCCCGGCAACTTCTCGCACGCCACCGAGATCAACCGCCAGGTCGACATCGGCAACGCCCGCAAGGAGTGCGACACCACCGGCACCGAGACCAACTCCGGCTACACCGAGGCCGAGTACACCCTGGACGTCACCCGCCGGGCCCGCGCGATCCTGGCCGCCCGCGGCGCCAGCGTCGTGCTCGTCCAGGACGGCGACCGCCCCTGGGGCCCGTGCATCGACGAGCGCGCCAAGGCCGCCGCCGACGCCCACGCCGACGTGGCGCTCTCGGTGCACGGCGACGGCGGGCCGGCGAGCGGCAGCGGGTTCCACGTGATCCTGCCCGCCCGCGTGGTCGCCGGGAAGGCGGACAACTCGGCGATCGTCGAACCGTCGCGCCGGCTCGGCCTGCTGCTGCGCGAGCAGTTCCATGCCGCCACCGGCGAACCGTACGCCGACTACACGGCGAACGACGGCCTGGACACCCGCTCCGACCTGGGCGGCCTCAACCTCTCCACGGTCCCCAAGGTGTTCATCGAGTGCGGTAACATGCGCAACCCGACGGACGCGAAACGGATGACGGACCCTCAGTGGCGGCAGCAGGCCGCCCAGGGGATCGCCGACGCGCTGACGGCGTTTCTGACCACGCGGGGCTGA